Proteins found in one Gimesia chilikensis genomic segment:
- a CDS encoding NAD-dependent succinate-semialdehyde dehydrogenase codes for MSYISINPFNNEQLKEYEPLTKEQVVQAIKQAEDAFQSWRYTSFEKRKAVMLKYAQQLRERIEEFAELITLEMGKRISESREEINFCAEIAEFYANGAEDFLADQPMDVEDADAYIQYAPLGVLLGIMPWNFPFYQVTRFAAPNIMAGNTVLVKHASNVPQCAEAIHELFAECGAPEGVFTNLFIPKEFINSVIEDNRIQGVSLTGSDRAGAIVAGEAGKEIKRSVLELGGNDPFVVLEDADLEHVIQMAVLGRMTNTGQSCAASKRFIIVEDVAEKFLAAYREEMSKLKLGDPLDPETDVAPLSTESAAVNLDNMVQKTIDAGATVILGGGRPEREGAFYNPTILTDITPDMPTYDYELFGPVASVYVVKDEVEAILVANDSSYGLGGSVYSRDIDRARRVAEQINTGMVFINQPTNSQAELPFGGTKHSGYGRELSHLGILEFVNKKLIHALKS; via the coding sequence ATGAGCTATATCAGTATCAATCCCTTCAATAATGAGCAACTCAAAGAGTATGAGCCACTGACAAAGGAACAAGTCGTCCAGGCCATTAAACAGGCTGAGGATGCTTTTCAATCCTGGCGGTATACTTCATTTGAGAAACGTAAAGCAGTCATGCTGAAATATGCACAGCAATTGAGGGAGAGAATCGAAGAGTTCGCAGAGCTGATCACGCTGGAAATGGGGAAGCGTATCTCAGAGAGTCGCGAAGAAATTAATTTCTGTGCAGAGATTGCCGAGTTTTACGCGAATGGAGCCGAGGATTTTCTGGCAGACCAGCCGATGGATGTGGAAGATGCTGATGCTTACATTCAGTACGCCCCTCTTGGAGTTCTGCTGGGCATCATGCCCTGGAACTTTCCCTTTTATCAGGTCACGCGTTTTGCAGCTCCCAATATTATGGCGGGGAACACCGTTCTGGTAAAACACGCCAGTAATGTTCCTCAGTGTGCAGAGGCGATTCACGAATTATTTGCAGAGTGTGGCGCCCCGGAAGGGGTTTTTACCAATCTATTTATTCCAAAAGAGTTTATAAATTCTGTCATAGAGGACAATCGCATTCAGGGGGTGTCATTGACTGGTAGCGATCGTGCAGGCGCAATCGTCGCTGGTGAAGCAGGAAAGGAAATAAAACGTTCCGTTCTGGAGCTGGGAGGGAATGATCCGTTCGTGGTGCTCGAAGATGCAGACTTGGAGCACGTGATACAAATGGCAGTTCTGGGAAGAATGACTAATACCGGTCAGTCCTGCGCTGCGTCTAAGCGTTTTATAATTGTCGAAGACGTGGCGGAGAAATTTCTGGCTGCCTATAGAGAAGAAATGTCAAAACTGAAACTCGGAGATCCGCTGGATCCGGAAACAGATGTCGCACCGTTGTCGACGGAATCGGCGGCAGTCAACCTGGATAATATGGTGCAAAAAACGATCGATGCTGGTGCAACGGTCATTCTTGGCGGTGGGCGTCCTGAGCGTGAAGGGGCATTTTATAATCCGACCATACTAACTGATATCACTCCGGATATGCCGACCTACGACTACGAATTATTCGGACCAGTTGCCAGCGTGTATGTGGTCAAAGACGAAGTGGAAGCCATTCTGGTAGCGAATGATTCCTCGTATGGTTTGGGGGGCTCAGTCTACTCTCGAGATATCGATCGCGCCCGGCGGGTGGCGGAGCAGATCAATACGGGGATGGTATTCATCAATCAACCGACTAATTCCCAGGCAGAACTTCCCTTTGGCGGAACGAAACATTCCGGTTATGGCCGTGAGCTATCACATCTCGGTATTCTGGAGTTTGTAAATAAAAAGTTGATCCATGCTCTGAAATCCTGA